The Aedes aegypti strain LVP_AGWG chromosome 3, AaegL5.0 Primary Assembly, whole genome shotgun sequence genome contains a region encoding:
- the LOC110678326 gene encoding synaptosomal-associated protein 29-like: MSGHQYVPNPTNLFADDDDVDDQLFLRNARRPGSSSVSPSADHQGGYKLDQYRTNYLSQNYESVEGDKFCSSNSGKVRGDNLGPNFTRPDVLGPEPFGQSGGSYSNYGNQTAGEYVSDSYGTTASVATSPYNTKNFRQAPGSAIYSDSDIDDEIIQQQQSFESRRRELEESTLLTSQRCLGVLRETEQVGIATAEELHRQREQLDKTKKQLDEINNSLRFSQKHLNSLKSVFGGLKNYLSGRMSQDQQQNSSTGMSRANLTPSPPEEVYPNPQDFRIPDNYWPDAATRRPNYNSSQEMTHTNGPNVSTGGFSQQLDQNLDDMRGNLSRLKNLALDLNQEIDSQNDLIDDISNRVEDVDVKIGKQSKEMNRLLRK, from the coding sequence ATGTCAGGTCACCAATATGTTCCGAATCCGACGAATTTATTCGCGGACGATGACGATGTCGATGATCAGCTATTTCTTCGTAATGCAAGAAGACCAGGAAGTAGTAGTGTAAGCCCATCTGCAGACCATCAAGGAGGATACAAGTTGGATCAGTACCGTACAAATTATTTATCACAAAACTATGAATCAGTTGAGGGAGACAAATTTTGTTCATCCAACAGTGGAAAAGTTCGAGGGGATAATTTAGGGCCAAATTTTACACGCCCGGATGTTCTTGGACCAGAACCTTTTGGTCAATCGGGTGGAAGCTATAGCAATTACGGCAACCAAACAGCAGGAGAATACGTATCGGATTCCTACGGCACAACTGCGTCCGTGGCCACTTCTCCCtataatacaaaaaactttcgACAAGCGCCTGGTTCTGCAATTTATAGCGATTCCGATATAGATGACGAGATAATCCAACAGCAGCAATCGTTTGAGTCTAGAAGAAGAGAACTGGAAGAGAGCACCTTGCTTACGTCTCAGCGGTGCCTAGGAGTATTACGGGAAACCGAACAGGTGGGAATTGCCACGGCCGAAGAATTACATCGCCAGCGTGAGCAGTTGGACAAAACTAAGAAACAATTAGACGAGATCAATAATTCGCTGCGATTCAGTCAAAAACACCTTAATAGTCTTAAAAGTGTTTTCGGAGGACTGAAAAATTATCTTTCTGGAAGAATGAGTCAGGATCAACAGCAAAACAGTTCAACTGGAATGTCTCGAGCCAACCTAACACCATCTCCTCCAGAGGAAGTGTATCCGAACCCGCAGGATTTTCGAATTCCCGATAATTATTGGCCAGATGCAGCCACTCGTAGACCTAATTACAACTCATCGCAGGAAATGACACATACTAATGGTCCAAATGTATCCACCGGAGGATTCAGTCAGCAGTTGGATCAGAACTTGGATGACATGCGGGGCAATTTATCACGTCTCAAAAACCTTGCTTTGGATTTGAATCAAGAGATAGACAGTCAAAATGATCTGATCGATGATATTTCTAATCGGGTTGAAGATGTTGACGTTAAAATCGGCAAACAAAGCAAAGAAATGAATCGGTTATTGCGTAAgtga